ATGTCATTTTTGGGCAGTGATATACCTAGCTAttgagtatttttttttcttttctaataaTATGCAGACcgttttttctttccttatctccAATTTTGTTGTTTATGTAATAATAAAGGTGTCTTTTGGCCATAATGATCACTTTCTACATTACTAGTTCATATCAATATACTAAAGTTCTTGCAAAATTTCGTATGTGTTCATGGAAGTAATAACACCAAGTATGGGATGGTTTAATCAAATCCTTAAATATatgaatatcaatatcataaaGAAAGAGCTTGTGaatattcatttattttttcttggtGGGACTAACTAGGTTTATGACTTTAAACTTCTTTAGGTGATGAGATCATCAAAaagattaattaattataaaagctGTCAATTTTCTAAAGATGGAGGAATCTttgtttgatatttttaaatttcgaCCACGAATTTGGCTATGGGATTGAGAATAAATTAGATATTTGAGTTCTTAATGCTATGAGAAATGTTTATCTtctaaaattttcgaaatccgggcatgtgggccagagagtgattttttttgacttttcgagcgaagattgaaattattataaattgaattataagaagtattagagtatatatttgtGGGTTTGCATATTTATTTGACTACTTTTGGAGCGTTATGCATCAATTTGAGGAGtaaagaggctttggagccggttatggaatttcggagcgaggtaagtctcctttctaaccttgtaagagggaatttaccccataggtgaaataattcaatatgtgtttctatttgtgggggttacgtacgtacgaggtgacaagaatccgtgcgtagctactattatgcttatgtccgggtagtctaggacccgaATCACGTTATAtttgcgatgcttgcatcctacttgttaatttaacaatttatggaacttgataaaggaatttcaaaaggttaaacttcacctacttgggtttcggacgggtcacttgaccgttaatcagaattgatatttctttgaaCATGAAACCTAAATAAATCTTTGATTTGGTTGTTTGAATATGTTTATCTTTTGTGAaacgggtcgaacgcctcgacagattaaatagatgcatctatggttcgcgccgtttgaccctccggcagtgcacaatttaatattatatTGGATTGGGCCgcacgacctcggcatgatttgctcGTGATTGAATttattgctttggaatttataataaatgatattgcctctttggcctgagataaattattaaatgatgagaaataaattttggagatttcttaattataaaggAATTGGTTATTTACTTCAAAATATCGACCTTACAGCCGTTTTATATAACTCATGTTTAAACTATATCACTGAaaatttatttatagcccatactAAGTATCGAAgccgacccctcatcactacttcttcgaggttaagcgagatacttactgggtacacgttgatttacgtacttatgctacacttgctgcatatttttgtgcaggtgcatatatgtctagcagcCTGGAGGGCGCAGAGGTATAGTAAATGCGGAGACTTAGATGAGCTGCATTTCTATCTACGATCTACAGCCAGCAGAGTTTCCTTcagagttacttatgtattttcctgtctaatttgtattctggacaggtattgtattttattttatcttcctagttgatactcatgcacttgtgacaccgcattctgggataattatgggatatttagtattgaaattggaaaacattattattattcttaaaGTTCGTTTGTTACTAGTTAAATTGAAGCAAAATTATGTTTTCAGAAAtactaaaatgagaatttaattaactaattagtgttggcttgcctgacagttgagtccggcaccatcacgacctttaacggattttgggtcgtgaaaaaaataatattctaGCCATAATCAATTATTAGTATCTGCATTACAAATTCATATCCATATTTTAAAGATCTTTTTGCAAAAATTCTTTGTTCAGTATTGTAACACCACGTATATTCGGACTTGGTGTGAAtatgttaaatgagtattaattaaatattttagacatgtgaaatattatcgggatgagtatgggtagAAATAGTTATTCTGAAATCAAGACGGAGAGTAAGGAGCATAAGATCcgataaaatcgactaagtttatggaagGTCTATATTCCATCAACATTTCGTGCAAATCGGTAAGGAATTTGCGAAAACACAAAACATAAATATAGTAGAcctttgaaataaattttcaacgatatattgtggagcctaaACGAATTTTTGAGCAAAACATTATGTGCgttttactggacaatgcgcaGTATACGCACCCAGGTGCGCGCCCAGATGGTCCCGGGCGAGGCCGCGCATTTGTGGCAGTGCTACTGCCCTGCTTTGTGTCCAGGTGTGCGGTTGGGCCTTCATGTGCGTGGTAGAGCACTCGGGCGGGGTGGGCGGGGGGATAATTTTAAAAGCCCTACTTCGCCCCCTATACCCCAAAGCACAAAAATTTGTTCTAGAAAGgaaagctctcaagaacctaactcctcaaaggtccctccaccatccaaggtgAGTTCTAATGATGATTCTAAATTGATTTTAATTCCCCAACACCTTATTAATATGGTTAAGCCCTCCAACTAATTAGATATTAGATTGGGACATCATGGTTGCGAAAAGTAACCCTCGAACTTGAATTCAAGAAGATTgtacttcaaaaaggtaatgtcGTCCGTATGTGTATGGTAGTATATCCGTATGTGTTTTACCTCacaaaataatttcttttaattctttAAAATGGATTCATAGGTGGGATGATGATAGTTTAGATGTTAGACTCTACACACAAGTTAAGAATATAACCGCAGCGAGCATAGAATTGATCACTATAGTTTTGAACAAAAAAAAGCCTAAGGGCAAAACCTAGGAGTCGGAAATATTTGTTATTACCAAAGATGTATTTTCGTACAACTCATGCATATGATTAGAATATATGATGTACAAAATGAGAACCAAGAGCAGGCGATATTGAATTTTAGGGAATGATTTTAAGTTGTTCATATTTACTCAAATAAGAAGTAGAAAGTACAACAACATTTAAAATACCTTTCTAAAatgttttccttcttttttctcGAATTCTATGCTCAGTCAAATACCTTCACATAAAATAGAGCATAAGGGATAATACCTTCACGGGAAAATAAGAACACTATAATGATATGTGACCTTTCGAGGTAGTAAGGGAGTTATTTTCTGGAAGAGAATATATAGATCACGTGATGATAAATATGACAGAGTACTACATTCCCTTTCTTGATCAAGTGATCTACTTTATTCCAAAAAAGGAATTTGAACCAAGATGTCATGTATCAACCAAACTAGGAGAAGCCTCCAAATTTATTAGTACCTCCTCCTTTTCGGTACGGATAGTAATATGGACTTGATTTCAATAGTACTTATATAAGGATATATTCTGAAAAAAAGATTTCATTTTTTCTCAAATCAAAAGTAAAATTGTGATATCTTTAGTTGTATGGGAAAAGATCACTCCAGCTTGAtaactttctttttccttttgcaTGTTTTCAAAAGGGCATGCATTATATTGTAACTTGTTGGAATACAGGAACCTTATTCATTTCATCCACGTTACATCACATATATTCTCTTTTCATTTTCAAGATTGTAGAATGTGATGCAGCTGCATTTATAATACAAATAATCGAAAAAAATTAATACCTTGGATATTATTCACCCACTTGCCCTTTTGGGAAAATAGTCATCCTTTTTTTATCTAACCACTTTAAGCCTTATATATAGCTCACTCCAATTCAAGTTACCATAGCAAATCAAGAAACTCAATACACAAAGCCTTTTATTTTCTAGCTAGTTGTCTACACATATTTCTTCACACACAAATCTTTCACCAAATATTTAAACATTATGGATATGGTGATGAAGTTGGGAGCACAAAGTCCTGTTGTGATTTTTAGCAGAAGTACTTGTTGCATGTCTCACACTATCGAAACGTTAATCCGTAATTTTGGTGCAAATCCTACAGTTTATGAGCTTGATAGACTTCAGAATGGGAAGGAATTGGAGAGGGCATTGGTTGAATTAGGGTGTCAACCAAGTGTACCTGCTGTGtttattggaaatgaattggttgGTGGTTCTAATGAAATCATGAGTCTCAACATTAGAGGCAAACTCAAGCAATTGCTCATTAGGGCTAATGCAATTTGGGTGTAGAAATAATTCTTTTGCTAGCTGAAAAGTATAGGTCTTTATGTCATTTTTGGGCAGTGATATACCTAGCTATTGAgtattgttttttcttttctagTAATATGCAGAccgtttttctttccttatctccAATTTTGTTGTTTATGTAATAATAAAGGTGTCTTTTGGCCATAATGATCACTTTCTACATTACTAGTTCATATCAATATACTAAAGTTCTTGCAAAATTTCGTATGTGTTCATGGAAGTAATAACACCAAGTATGAGATGGTTTAATCAAATCCTTAAATATatgaatatcaatatcataaaGAAAGAGCTTGTGaatattcatttattttttcttggtGGGACTGACTTGATTTATGACTTTAAACTTCTTTAGGTGATGAGATCATCAAAaagattaattaattataaaagctGTCAATTTTCTAAAGATAGGGGAATCTTTGTTTGGAGTAATATCCAAACATGTGTGCATGCCAAGATGGATTCAATTACGTTTTGTTTTAATTACTACCAAATTAAAAGCTTGCACCGTTAAGTTAATAACCTATAATGCTGGTGGTTTAACTCGAGAGGAGTTCGTTGAGGTCTCAGGAAAATCCCACATGGGAATGATAGGGGAAAATTAGAGGCCATAAAAAGGCGAGTTCAGGATTCAATTATCGAGACAAATTTTGACAGTTAGGCCGGACCGTGACTTACATTACTTGTAGAAAAATGTTGAGAATTTAAAGTGGACGTCGAATTAAAGAGATCACAAGGATCTTAAGATTGTCAAAACTGAAACACATAGCGAAAAAAAGCAGGAGGACACAACTAAATTCGAAAGTAGTAGCTGGAATATCTAGGCGGTCTTTAGTAATTGGCATTCCTAATCAATCATAGGAAGCTTATTTGGTAAATTTTGTATTGCAGCAAACTCAAAATACATTAGCTTCTACATGAAATTAAATGAATTACAACAGAATGAATGTCGGTGCATCCATTCCATCAGGATAGCTCTGTGCATAAAATGTTCGGCGTTCACGCAGGTTCCGGAGAAGAGTTGCATCCTAAGGGTATAATGTGGACAACTTACCCTATTGCAAGCATTAGTAGTTACTTCCGCGACTAGAACTCGTGACCTATAGATTATACAGAGACAACTTTATTGTTGCACCAAGACTCTCCTTCACTGCATCCATCCCATCCAATGCGCTAATTTATCCTCTTCAAATACGTCGGTATTGAAACTTCCATGAATTAGTCGTTACATTCTGCTCCTTCCATCTCATTTTAGGTGGAGACAAACTTCCTTTTAAATTCATCTAAAAAAAGACGCTTTAATGACATGATTTATGGCAAGATAAATATCATGACATGTTTAAGCTCACGAGCTCTAAAGTTGTcattttctttcttaaatttctCACACTATGTTGTCAAAGTTTGATCTTGAAGCTCACACGATCTGAGCCCTAATCTGGGCAGAGAAGAAGGAGAATGAGAGAACTTTCTGATAGGTTCAAAAACATTTAGCACTTCTAGCTTGGAAACTAAGTACTCACGTTGAGGTCTCAACAATGATTTTGTCAATATGCCAGCCTGTTGCTCCATAGAGCAGGTGTGTTGTGTCTCTACCAGTCCTTGTTGAATCTTCTCCCTAATGAAGTGACAGTCAATTTCGATATGCTTTGTCCTCCCATGGTATACTGGGTTTGATGCTATATGTAAAGCTGGCTTGTTGTCACAATATAGACTTACTAGCCTCTTTATCTCTATTCCCAACTCTTTGAACAACCCTGTCACCAAAACAAGTTCTGCTACTGTTGAAGCCATGCTTCTATACTCTACTTCTGCAGAACTTCTAGAAATTGTATTTTGTTTATTTGACTTCTAAGAAATGAGTGAATTTCCATGCTTAATGATGAAGCCTGTGACTGACTTCCTAGTGTTTGGGCATGATGCCTAATCAGCATCACATTATGCTAACCCACTATTTTCCCTCTTGATTTCAACAACACATCTATCGAACCACTTTAAGCCTTATATATATAGTTCCCTCCAATTCAGGTTACCATATCAAATCAAGAAACTCAATACACAAATCTTTTTCCTTTCTAGTGGCCTTCACAAATTCTTCTTTCTACACAAGAAAGACATAAACATTATGGATATGGTGATGAAGTTGGGAGCATAAAGTCCTGTTGTGATATCTAGCATAAGTACTTGTTGCATGTCTCACACTATCGAAACGTTAGTCCGTAATTTTGGAGCAAATCCTACAATTTATGAGCTTTATAGACTTAAGAATGGGAAGGAATTGGAGAGGGCATTTGTTGAATTAGGGTTTCAAATAAGTGTGTCTGCTGTGtttattggaaatgaattggttgGTGGTTCTAATGAAATCATGAGTCTCAACATTAGGGGAAAACATAAGCAATTGCTCATTAGGGCTAATGCAATTTGGGTATAGAAATAGTGCTTTTCATTTTCTAGCTAAAATGTCTAGGCCTTGATGTCATTTTTGGGCAGTAATGTACCTAGCTATTGAGGTTTTTGTTTTTCTCATTTCCGATTTGTTATTGATGTATTAATAaagctgtaatgacccgactagtCATTTTGATCCCTGACACGTCATTCAGTGGTTCGAGGTattaagtagcttcacttcaaaTGTTATGACTTATATGTatggtcagaatttaattttggaaagttcggagttggtttggaaagaaaattctaaatttgagagctttaagttggaacagttaaccaaactttgacttttgagtaaacgaccttggaattgggatttaaaggttccaacaggttcgtatggtgatttcagacttgggcgtatgtacgGATCGGGattcggatgacccgggagcgtttcagtgcctattgtggaagttggcattttgggaaggatttcataaatttgggttgaagtgtatttcaatgttatcggtgTCCATTTAAGATTTTAGTCTGgggatagctccgtatggtgattttggtcatAGTAGAGCGTccggatgttaatttggaggtccgtaggtaatTTCAGAGTCATTTGaggaaagttagaaatttaaaggtttttaagaagtttgatcgggagtggactttttgatatcggggccgaattctgattccggaagttggggtaggtccgtaatattaattatgacttttgtacaaaattcgaggtcaatcgaatttgatttgataggtttcggcgtcgaatattgaagtttgaagttctaaagttcataaagcttgaattggggtgagattcgtggttttgattttgtttgatgtgatttgaggcctcgagcaggttcgtgttatgtattgggactagtTGAAACGATTGGACAGGTCCCGTGGGCCTCGAGTGTGATTTGGGGTAGTTtcagaccaagtttgggtgttttgatgctgctggttgctggttctagtgttattcttcgtgttcgcgaggagccactcacgttcgcgaagaaggattttggtgctgggattttgttcttcgtattcgcgaagagcctctcgcgttcgcgaagaaggaatttttgttgttcgtcgtctgacttaggaagcttatatctctcaatctatAATGAATCTGGCAATGAtccaaacatgaaagttgtagccattGGTGTCTAGTTTGACGAAAGGAAAACCATTTgtaatttggagttgtgtacaaaaagttttGGTGGCTACACTATAGACTGTCCGGTAAGTGTttggaaatttctgctgcacagggctgattttGAAAGCTCATATCTCATAATCTATAATGAATTGGGAGAAGATTAACATATGAATGTTATAggccttgatgtctagttttcagaaagtcaaaccaatTATGATTGGGAgctttgtacaaaacgttatgaccattaaacTGGAGGCTGTCttggaagagtttgaaaatggctttttgagaattttgttcatctCGAATGCGATGGGGTgctcgtgaatgcgaagaagggTATCCTGagcagtgtataagtttgcaaaaatgtgtttggctcatttcatctcatttcctccatgggagtcGACCTAGGagtgattttggagctccatcttcatcatctatgttatggtaagtgattcctacctattgcgagttaaatacttggtttatatacgaatttagacgtgaaaattcatgaaaattagtagaaatttgagattttgaagaaaaacctagaaattgataattttggatttcgaCCACGAATTTGGCCATGTGATTGAGAATAAGTtagatatttgagttcgtaatgctatgggaaatgtttatcttcgaaaattttcgaaatccgggcacgtgggcccgagggtgattttatcgacttttcgagcgaagattgaaattattgtaaattgaattataataagtattagagtatatatttatgggtttgcacatttattcgactagttttggagcgttatgCATCCTTTTGAGGAGTAAAGaggctttggagctggttatggaattgcggagcgaggtaagtctcatttctaaccttgtaagagtgaatttaccccataggtgaaataattcaatatgtgcttctatttgtgggggctacgtacttacgaggtgacgagagtttgtgcgtagctactattatgcttatgtccgggtagtctaggacccggATCATGTTATATTTatgatgcttgcatcctacttgttaattgaACCGTTtatggaacttgataaaggaatttcaaaaggttaaacttcagCTACTTGGGTTTTGGACGAGTCACTTGACCGTTAATCagaattgatatttctttgaaCATGAAACTTATATAAATCTTTG
This region of Nicotiana tomentosiformis chromosome 4, ASM39032v3, whole genome shotgun sequence genomic DNA includes:
- the LOC138910590 gene encoding monothiol glutaredoxin-S2-like yields the protein MDMVMKLGAQSPVVIFSRSTCCMSHTIETLIRNFGANPTVYELDRLQNGKELERALVELGCQPSVPAVFIGNELVGGSNEIMSLNIRGKLKQLLIRANAIWV